CCCGGGCATCCTCCGCCGAACCGGCACAGAAGCCGATCCCGTAGCAGCGGACGTCCAGAAAGGGCGACAACACTTCATTTGTGAACTTCACGTCGGCGGTGGTGAAGGTGCGGAACCCGGCTTCGTGCAGGATCCGCAGCGTCTGGGCCGCTTCACCTTCGGTAGCGGGGTGTCCACCGGGCTCGTCGACCGTGTGATAGACGAACTCGGGCCATCCCCGAGCTTTGCGCAGGTCCTCGATCTGCCGCACGACCTCTACGAGCATGCGCGAGAACTCAGGACCATAGTCGTCGGCCGACTGGCCCAGCAGCTTGTGCACGAGGCTGGTGATGCCCTGACAACTGGCGACCACGGGACCGCCCAGACCACCCAGCTTGTACAGGTCCATGTAGCGCTCGAAGCGGCTCATGTCGGACTTCAGCTTGCCCTCCACCAGGGTGAAGGTGCTGTGGCGCAGCGGGTACATCATGGCGCAGGTGATGCCGTGGTCGCGCCAGTCGCGGACCTCCTTCAGTATCTCGCCTTCAGAGTAGGTCTCCCAGCGCCCTGTATCCGGCCACAGACCCCAGACCTTGTTCGCCGGAGCCAGGAGTCGCAGTGGAAGGACGCGCAGCCTGAAGGGCACCAGCGCTGTCTGGTCGTCTGCCACGACGCGAACATACCCCTCATATAGGCCCGGCAGGGCCGCTTCGGGTACTCTCACGGTTACCCAGAACTGCTGGAGAGCCCCTGCGGGAAGAGACAGGTTGGCGGGCTGCTCCAGAAGCTCGGGAATCTCGTAGTACCTCTTGGTGGCCCAGGAGGTGCGCTGCTTCCAGATGCGCACGGCACGGACGTCGACCACACTGGCCGGCAAGGAGGCCTTTGACGGGCCGATGAACTGCCCGGCCTGGACGCTGATTCGACTCAGTGCGCGAGTGGTGTAGATGCCGAAGGTCGCCGGCTCGATCTCTCCCTGTGATGCGAAGGCCTGCATCGGCCGGTCAATCTCGCTGCGGGTCGGAAAGGCCAGGGGGCCGATGCCGTCCAGCTCCGAGGGCACGAAGGTCACCCAGCCACGCTTCGCTTCGGCCTCGGTGAGGACGGGCTGCGGTCGCTCGGCACCCCAGGGCACGCGGGTGAAGGTGACCCCGTCACGCTGGAAGGTATCCGCAGGAGCAACCGCCGCAAAGGATGGCAGGAACAGTAGTATGCCAAGAAGGCAGAGGTTACGACACGTCATGGTGGACCTCCGTACGGGGAACGGGGGGAATCGGGAGCCAGAGGCGGACGACCCTTGAGCGACCTGCCCGGCAGCTCCCCAGCATGCCGGCTACTTCCTCACCTGGCCCTTCTCGACCTGCCCGCCGCGAGGAGGACGGCCCCGGCACACTGAGGATACCGCGTGCCGACGTGGCCGGTGTGGTCCTCCCGGCCTCCGATCCGGGCCTTACCACGAGTCTTCGGGCGCGTTACGAGGACAAAGGTCTCACCTGAGTCTGCGGCGAAAGACTATATGTTATATGTCTATGCGGGCACTTGGGGCCGCGCAAGCTGCGACGCCTACTTCGTTCCGTTCTCTGAGGTCTTCGACGACTCGCTGCGATAGCCGCTCAGGAAGGCCACCCGACGAACCATCCACACTCACAGGAGGCGGCAGAATGGTCACACGCCTGCCGATTGCCACCCATCAGCGCGAGCAGTTCCTCAAGGTCACCGATCAGGTCGCGGAAGTCCTCAGAGAGTCAGGCGTTCAGAGCGGCGTTTGCACCCTCTTCGTCCCGCATACCACAGCGGCCATCACCATCAACGAAAACGCAGACCCCGATGTCGTCTCCGACATGCTGGAGGGTCTGCGCTGTATCGTGCCCCACCATCAGGACTTCTACCGTCACGCGGAGGGCAACTCCGACGCCCACATCAAAACCAGTCTCCTGGGTACCTCCGTCCAGATACTGATCGAGAACGGCAAGCTCCTGCTCGGCCAGTGGCAAGGCATCTACTTCTGCGAGTTCGACGGGCCCCGGTCGCGCAGGCTGTGGGTCAAGATTGCCGCTGACTGACGTGCCTGCCTAGACCAAGCTCTCCCAACCGAGGAGCTTCACCAGGGCCTGAGTTCCCTCATCGCCCAGTCCTTC
The sequence above is drawn from the Armatimonadia bacterium genome and encodes:
- a CDS encoding secondary thiamine-phosphate synthase enzyme YjbQ, with protein sequence MVTRLPIATHQREQFLKVTDQVAEVLRESGVQSGVCTLFVPHTTAAITINENADPDVVSDMLEGLRCIVPHHQDFYRHAEGNSDAHIKTSLLGTSVQILIENGKLLLGQWQGIYFCEFDGPRSRRLWVKIAAD